Proteins from a genomic interval of Nostoc sp. TCL240-02:
- a CDS encoding Rho termination factor N-terminal domain-containing protein, producing the protein MRELKKIATNLKIKGYGNMNKNELVLAIQATAT; encoded by the coding sequence ATCAGAGAACTCAAAAAAATTGCCACAAACCTTAAAATAAAGGGTTATGGCAACATGAACAAGAATGAATTGGTACTAGCAATACAAGCTACTGCAACTTAG